A stretch of Halomonas elongata DSM 2581 DNA encodes these proteins:
- the thiC gene encoding phosphomethylpyrimidine synthase ThiC: MSKTTNFLNETARVDEAAVQALPGSRKIHVEGSRPDIRVPFREISLSPTSTSGADEDNPPLLVYDTSGPYTDPEASIDLRRGLPELRRTWIEERDDTEFLDGPTSEYGQRRANDPMLAPLRFELTRTPRRAKAGKNVTQLHYARQGIITPEMEFIAIRENQRRQALGTEEVERILGHQHPGENFGAHLPEEITPEFVRAEVAAGRAIIPNNINHPESEPMIIGRNFLVKINGNLGNSAVTSSIEEEVDKMTWGIRWGADTIMDLSTGQNIHETREWIVRNAPVPIGTVPIYQALEKVKGVAEDLTWEVFRDTLIEQAEQGVDYFTIHAGVLLRYVPLTAKRTTGIVSRGGSIMAKWCLYHHQESFLYTHFEEICEICKQYDVAFSLGDGLRPGSVADANDEAQFAELETLGELTRIAWKHDVQVMIEGPGHVPMHLIKENMDKQLRECDEAPFYTLGPLVTDIAPGYDHITSGIGAAMIGWYGCAMLCYVTPKEHLGLPNKDDVKTGIITYKIAAHSADLAKGHPAAQRRDNALSKARFEFRWEDQFNLGLDPDTAREYHDETLPKDSAKVAHFCSMCGPKFCSMKISQEVRDYARDKGLDGDQEAVMKGMEEQAEKFREQGAELYKEV; this comes from the coding sequence ATGAGCAAGACCACCAACTTCCTCAACGAAACCGCCCGCGTCGACGAGGCCGCCGTCCAGGCCCTGCCGGGTTCGCGCAAGATCCATGTCGAGGGCTCGCGGCCCGACATCCGCGTCCCCTTCCGCGAGATCAGCCTCTCGCCGACCAGCACCTCCGGGGCCGACGAAGACAACCCGCCGTTGCTGGTCTACGACACCTCCGGCCCCTACACCGACCCCGAGGCCAGCATCGACCTGCGCCGCGGGCTGCCCGAACTGCGCCGTACCTGGATCGAGGAGCGCGACGACACCGAATTCCTCGACGGCCCCACCTCCGAGTACGGCCAGCGCCGCGCCAACGACCCCATGCTCGCTCCGCTGCGCTTCGAGCTGACCCGCACACCCCGCCGCGCCAAGGCCGGAAAGAACGTCACCCAGCTTCATTACGCTCGCCAGGGCATCATCACCCCCGAGATGGAATTCATCGCCATCCGCGAGAACCAGCGCCGGCAAGCCCTGGGCACCGAAGAGGTGGAACGTATCCTCGGCCACCAGCATCCCGGCGAGAATTTCGGCGCCCATCTACCCGAGGAGATCACCCCGGAGTTCGTGCGTGCCGAAGTGGCCGCCGGCCGCGCCATCATTCCCAACAACATCAACCACCCGGAATCCGAGCCGATGATCATCGGCCGCAACTTCCTGGTGAAGATCAACGGCAACCTCGGCAACTCGGCGGTCACCTCCTCCATCGAGGAAGAAGTCGACAAGATGACCTGGGGCATCCGCTGGGGCGCGGATACCATCATGGATCTCTCCACCGGGCAGAATATCCACGAGACCCGCGAGTGGATCGTCCGCAACGCCCCGGTACCGATCGGCACCGTGCCCATCTACCAGGCACTCGAGAAGGTCAAGGGTGTGGCCGAGGACCTCACCTGGGAAGTGTTCCGCGACACCCTGATCGAGCAGGCCGAACAGGGCGTGGACTACTTCACCATCCATGCCGGCGTGCTGCTGCGCTACGTGCCCCTGACCGCCAAGCGCACCACCGGCATCGTCTCGCGCGGTGGCTCGATCATGGCCAAGTGGTGCCTCTACCACCACCAGGAAAGCTTCCTCTACACGCACTTCGAGGAAATCTGCGAGATCTGCAAACAGTACGACGTGGCCTTCTCGCTGGGCGACGGCCTGCGCCCCGGCTCGGTGGCCGATGCCAACGACGAGGCACAGTTCGCCGAGCTCGAGACCCTCGGCGAGCTGACTCGCATCGCCTGGAAGCACGATGTGCAGGTGATGATCGAAGGCCCCGGTCACGTGCCCATGCACCTGATCAAGGAGAACATGGACAAGCAGCTCCGCGAGTGCGACGAGGCGCCCTTCTACACACTGGGCCCGCTGGTCACCGACATCGCCCCCGGCTACGACCACATCACCTCGGGGATCGGCGCGGCGATGATCGGCTGGTACGGCTGCGCCATGCTCTGCTACGTGACGCCCAAGGAGCACCTGGGCCTGCCCAACAAGGACGACGTCAAGACCGGCATCATCACCTACAAGATCGCCGCCCACTCGGCGGATCTCGCCAAGGGTCACCCGGCCGCCCAGCGCCGCGACAATGCCCTGTCGAAGGCGCGCTTCGAGTTCCGCTGGGAAGACCAGTTCAACCTCGGCCTGGATCCGGACACCGCCCGGGAATATCACGACGAGACCCTGCCCAAGGACTCCGCCAAGGTGGCCCACTTCTGCTCCATGTGCGGCCCCAAGTTCTGCTCGATGAAGATCAGCCAGGAAGTCCGCGACTACGCCCGCGACAAGGGACTGGACGGTGATCAGGAGGCGGTCATGAAAGGCATGGAGGAGCAGGCGGAGAAATTCCGCGAACAGGGCGCCGAGCTTTACAAGGAGGTTTGA
- a CDS encoding DeoR/GlpR family DNA-binding transcription regulator, translated as MNERSTTRLRRLEASLAQGGSLRLAEAAALCDVSEMTIRRDLAASDGALVLVGGLLMRADDPRHAPAYDLAVQRDRHAEIKRRLCERAMATLEEGDTLFIDCGTTLMPMAAGLPSDLSLTVVTYALNVADAVSTRPGVRLWLLGGLYQDSSRSFEGDDMAATIARLGINKAFISAAGVHDKKGLSCFHFHEVAPKRAAIASAEHRVLVVDPSKHGLVRPARFAGLDEIDEVITEQESMEV; from the coding sequence GTGAATGAACGCAGCACGACACGACTGAGGCGCCTGGAGGCTTCGCTGGCACAGGGCGGGAGCCTGCGCCTGGCGGAGGCGGCGGCGCTTTGCGATGTTTCGGAGATGACCATTCGTCGTGATCTGGCCGCATCCGACGGCGCCCTGGTGCTGGTCGGCGGCCTGTTGATGCGCGCCGATGATCCACGCCATGCGCCGGCCTATGACCTGGCCGTGCAGCGCGACCGTCACGCCGAGATCAAGCGACGGCTCTGCGAACGGGCCATGGCGACCCTGGAAGAGGGCGATACCCTGTTCATCGATTGCGGCACCACCCTGATGCCGATGGCGGCCGGCCTGCCGTCCGATCTGTCGCTGACGGTGGTGACCTATGCCTTGAACGTGGCCGATGCCGTCAGTACCCGGCCGGGGGTTCGGTTGTGGCTGCTCGGTGGGCTCTATCAGGATTCCTCGCGTTCCTTCGAGGGCGATGACATGGCGGCGACCATCGCTCGCCTGGGGATCAACAAGGCGTTCATCTCGGCGGCGGGCGTGCATGACAAGAAAGGCTTGAGTTGCTTTCACTTCCATGAGGTGGCGCCCAAGCGGGCTGCCATTGCCTCGGCCGAGCACCGGGTGCTGGTGGTCGATCCCAGCAAGCACGGGCTGGTCAGGCCCGCGCGATTCGCTGGGCTCGATGAAATCGACGAGGTCATCACCGAGCAGGAAAGCATGGAAGTGTGA
- a CDS encoding cytochrome o ubiquinol oxidase subunit III has translation MATDTLSNHEGHAHEHDHHDTAGTKVFGFWVYLMSDLVIFGSLFATYAVLLRGTAGGPTPGEVFELPFILVETFLLLFSSFTYGMAVLAMNANRVGQIKAWLAITFLLGAAFVGMEVYEFQHLIHEGFGPDRSAFLSAFFTLVGTHGLHVTFGLIWILVMLIQLQTKGLTDMTRPRIMCLSLFWHFLDIVWICVFSFVYLMGVL, from the coding sequence ATGGCAACCGACACTCTAAGCAACCACGAGGGTCATGCTCACGAGCATGACCACCACGATACCGCGGGCACCAAGGTCTTCGGTTTCTGGGTCTACCTGATGAGCGATCTGGTGATCTTCGGGTCACTGTTCGCCACCTATGCCGTGCTCCTCCGGGGCACGGCCGGTGGGCCTACGCCGGGTGAAGTCTTCGAGCTGCCCTTCATCCTGGTCGAAACCTTCCTGCTGCTGTTCAGTAGTTTCACCTACGGCATGGCCGTGCTGGCGATGAATGCCAACCGCGTCGGCCAGATCAAGGCCTGGCTGGCGATTACCTTCCTGCTCGGCGCGGCCTTCGTCGGCATGGAGGTCTACGAGTTCCAGCACCTGATCCACGAGGGCTTTGGTCCGGATCGCAGTGCCTTCCTCTCGGCGTTCTTCACGCTGGTGGGTACCCACGGCCTGCACGTGACCTTCGGCCTGATCTGGATTCTGGTGATGCTGATCCAGCTGCAGACCAAGGGCCTGACCGACATGACGCGGCCGCGGATCATGTGCCTGAGCCTGTTCTGGCACTTCCTGGATATCGTCTGGATCTGCGTCTTCTCCTTCGTCTACCTGATGGGAGTCCTTTGA
- the cyoB gene encoding cytochrome o ubiquinol oxidase subunit I, whose product MLGKLSLEAIPFHEPIIMVTVAAIVLGGLAIVGAITYFKKWGYLWHEWLTSIDHKKLGIMYFLVALVMLIRGFADAIMMRSQLAMASAGAEGFLPPHHYDQIFTAHGVIMIFFVAMPMVIGLMNLVVPLQIGARDVAFPFMNNLSFWLFAAGVVLVNISLFVGEFAQTGWLAYAPLSGKEYSPGVGVDYWIWALQISGIGTTLTGINFFVTILKMRTKGMTLFRMPIFTWTSLCANILIIASFPILTATIALLTLDRYLGMHFFTNDFGGNMMMYVNLIWAWGHPEVYILILPAFGVFSEVIATFARKRLFGYGTMVWATVAITFLSFIVWLHHFFTMGAGANVNAFFGIATMIIAIPTGVKIFNWLFTMYRGRIEFTSPVLWTLGFIITFTLGGMTGVMLALPAANFVLHNSLFVIAHFHNVIIGGVVFGMLAGLTFWFPKAFGFTLNEKWGKRSFWCWLIGFYVAFMPLYVLSFFGAVRRMQSYENGDWQPLMIIAWVGAVIILCGIACTVIQFLVSIRDRKKNQDVTGDPWDGRTLEWSTSSPAPFYNFAHLPEVNDIDDFWDQKQRNDGKAPLSKPPYQDIHMPKNTWEGPIIALFATIAGFALVWHIWWLVIVGGVATFATFMARIFREDVDYYVPAAEVERIEREHQQRVEMQA is encoded by the coding sequence ATGTTAGGAAAACTGAGCCTTGAGGCGATTCCTTTCCACGAGCCCATCATCATGGTGACCGTTGCGGCCATCGTGCTGGGTGGACTCGCGATTGTGGGCGCCATCACCTACTTCAAGAAGTGGGGCTACCTTTGGCATGAGTGGTTGACGTCGATCGACCACAAGAAACTCGGCATCATGTATTTCCTCGTGGCCCTGGTGATGCTGATTCGTGGCTTCGCCGACGCGATCATGATGCGCAGCCAGCTGGCCATGGCGTCAGCCGGTGCCGAGGGCTTCCTGCCGCCCCACCACTATGATCAGATCTTCACCGCGCACGGTGTGATCATGATCTTCTTCGTTGCCATGCCCATGGTCATCGGCTTGATGAACCTGGTGGTGCCGTTGCAGATCGGTGCCCGGGACGTGGCCTTCCCGTTCATGAACAACCTGAGCTTCTGGCTGTTTGCTGCCGGCGTGGTTCTGGTCAACATTTCGCTGTTCGTGGGTGAGTTCGCCCAGACCGGCTGGTTGGCCTATGCGCCATTATCGGGGAAAGAATACAGTCCCGGTGTCGGGGTGGATTACTGGATATGGGCGTTGCAGATATCGGGTATCGGCACGACCCTGACCGGTATCAACTTCTTCGTCACCATCCTGAAGATGCGCACCAAGGGCATGACGCTCTTCCGCATGCCGATCTTCACCTGGACGTCGCTGTGCGCGAACATCCTGATCATCGCTTCCTTCCCGATTCTGACCGCGACCATCGCGCTGCTGACGCTCGATCGTTACCTGGGGATGCACTTCTTCACGAACGATTTCGGCGGCAACATGATGATGTACGTCAACCTCATCTGGGCCTGGGGCCATCCTGAGGTTTACATCCTCATCCTGCCGGCATTCGGGGTCTTCTCCGAGGTCATCGCGACCTTCGCGCGCAAGCGTCTGTTCGGTTACGGCACCATGGTCTGGGCCACGGTGGCGATCACCTTCCTGTCGTTCATCGTCTGGCTGCACCACTTCTTCACCATGGGGGCGGGTGCCAACGTCAATGCCTTCTTCGGCATTGCCACGATGATCATCGCCATCCCCACCGGGGTGAAGATCTTCAACTGGCTGTTCACCATGTACCGCGGGCGTATCGAGTTCACCTCGCCGGTACTGTGGACCCTGGGCTTCATCATCACCTTCACCCTGGGCGGCATGACTGGCGTGATGCTGGCCCTGCCGGCGGCCAACTTCGTGCTGCACAACAGCCTGTTCGTCATCGCTCACTTCCACAACGTCATCATCGGCGGCGTGGTGTTCGGCATGCTGGCAGGCCTGACCTTCTGGTTCCCGAAGGCCTTCGGCTTCACGCTGAACGAAAAGTGGGGCAAGCGTTCCTTCTGGTGCTGGCTCATCGGTTTCTACGTGGCCTTCATGCCGCTGTACGTGCTGAGCTTCTTCGGTGCCGTGCGTCGCATGCAGTCCTATGAAAACGGTGACTGGCAGCCGTTGATGATCATCGCCTGGGTGGGTGCCGTGATCATTCTCTGCGGTATTGCCTGCACTGTGATCCAGTTCCTCGTCAGCATCCGTGACCGCAAGAAGAACCAGGACGTGACGGGCGATCCCTGGGATGGCCGGACCCTGGAGTGGTCCACTTCTTCGCCGGCGCCGTTCTATAACTTCGCGCATCTGCCCGAGGTGAACGACATCGACGATTTCTGGGACCAGAAGCAGCGCAACGATGGCAAGGCGCCGCTCTCCAAGCCTCCGTACCAGGACATCCATATGCCCAAGAATACCTGGGAAGGGCCGATCATCGCGCTGTTCGCGACGATCGCCGGCTTCGCCCTGGTGTGGCACATCTGGTGGCTGGTCATCGTCGGTGGCGTCGCGACGTTCGCGACCTTCATGGCGCGGATCTTCAGGGAAGACGTTGACTACTACGTCCCCGCCGCCGAAGTGGAGCGCATCGAGCGCGAGCACCAACAACGTGTGGAGATGCAGGCGTAA
- the cyoA gene encoding ubiquinol oxidase subunit II yields MRRNPTLRMLGVLLLLSLPLLLAGCSSALLDPKGQIGEEQRTLILTAFGLMQIVVVPVIVMTLLFAWRYRRSNRDATYAPDWAHSNKIEAVVWFIPMVIIAFLAVLTWYTSHSLDPHKTIEPAENQQEPMEIQAVSLDWKWLFIYPEQGIATVNELAFPEDTPVRFRVSSGSVMNAFFIPRLGSQIYAMAGMDNDVHLVADEPGVYDGRSTNYSGAGFSEMTFKAHVGTQEDFESWVEKVRESSDSLNFPEEYYDLAAPSRDNEIQYFSEVSPSLYEKILQSFHAGGNHAEHMAAVTGDGHGSHGGGHGSESESHSDSESHGESMSAEAAE; encoded by the coding sequence ATGAGAAGAAACCCCACCCTGCGCATGCTCGGCGTCCTGCTGCTGCTATCGCTGCCACTGCTGTTGGCGGGCTGCAGTTCGGCGCTGCTGGATCCCAAGGGACAGATAGGGGAGGAGCAACGCACCCTCATCCTGACTGCCTTTGGCCTGATGCAGATCGTCGTCGTTCCGGTCATCGTGATGACGCTACTGTTCGCCTGGCGTTATCGCCGCAGCAATCGGGATGCCACCTACGCGCCCGACTGGGCCCACTCGAACAAGATCGAGGCCGTAGTCTGGTTCATTCCCATGGTCATCATCGCCTTCCTGGCCGTTTTGACCTGGTACACCTCGCACAGCCTTGACCCGCACAAGACCATCGAACCTGCCGAAAACCAGCAGGAGCCGATGGAAATCCAGGCCGTCTCGCTGGACTGGAAGTGGTTGTTCATCTATCCCGAGCAGGGCATCGCCACCGTCAACGAACTGGCCTTCCCCGAGGACACGCCGGTACGTTTCCGGGTCTCGTCCGGTTCGGTGATGAATGCCTTCTTCATCCCGCGCCTGGGTAGCCAGATCTATGCCATGGCGGGAATGGACAACGACGTGCATCTGGTCGCCGACGAGCCGGGCGTCTATGACGGCCGTTCCACCAACTACAGTGGTGCGGGTTTCTCGGAGATGACCTTCAAGGCCCACGTGGGAACCCAGGAAGACTTCGAGTCCTGGGTGGAGAAGGTGCGTGAATCGTCCGATTCACTGAACTTCCCCGAGGAGTACTATGACCTCGCTGCGCCCAGCCGGGACAACGAGATCCAGTATTTCTCCGAAGTTTCTCCCTCTCTCTACGAGAAGATCCTTCAGAGCTTCCATGCCGGCGGCAACCATGCCGAGCATATGGCAGCGGTCACCGGTGACGGCCATGGCAGTCATGGCGGTGGCCATGGTAGCGAGTCCGAGTCTCACAGCGATTCCGAGTCTCACGGCGAGTCCATGAGTGCGGAGGCAGCGGAGTAA
- a CDS encoding Yip1 family protein: protein MLTHVWGLIAHPNREWKQIKEERETLTHLYEHHVLLLAAIPVVCSYIGTTQVGWSLGGGTTIQLGYLDALGAGVVFYLVILAAVYAVGKIIRYMAKRYTRPPSQSQCIVFAGYVATPMFLSGIVAVYPLIWLCLLAGVIGLCYTAYLLYLGIPSFLNISKEEGFIVSSTTLAFGVLILEALLGMTVLLWGYGERIILSIIG, encoded by the coding sequence ATGTTGACACATGTATGGGGTCTGATCGCCCACCCGAATCGCGAGTGGAAACAGATCAAGGAAGAGCGTGAGACGCTCACCCACCTCTACGAGCATCATGTCCTGTTGCTGGCGGCCATCCCGGTCGTCTGCTCCTATATCGGCACCACGCAGGTCGGCTGGAGTCTAGGAGGCGGTACCACCATACAACTGGGTTATCTGGATGCCCTGGGGGCCGGGGTTGTCTTCTACCTGGTGATCCTGGCGGCGGTCTATGCGGTCGGCAAGATCATCCGCTACATGGCCAAGCGCTATACTCGTCCACCAAGCCAGAGTCAGTGCATCGTCTTTGCCGGATACGTGGCCACCCCGATGTTCTTGAGTGGCATCGTGGCGGTCTATCCGCTGATCTGGCTGTGCCTGCTGGCCGGTGTCATCGGTCTTTGCTATACCGCTTATCTGCTGTATCTCGGCATTCCTTCCTTCCTCAATATCAGCAAGGAGGAAGGGTTCATCGTCTCCAGTACCACCCTGGCCTTCGGGGTACTGATTCTCGAGGCTCTGCTCGGGATGACGGTGCTGCTGTGGGGGTATGGCGAGCGCATTATCCTGTCGATTATCGGGTAG
- the cyoE gene encoding heme o synthase — MDHVQPASEHDDRLTPAARMRKDYLTITKPGIIGGNVIAVLGGFFLAARGDVDPWLLIATVVGLALVIASGCAFNNVIDRDIDAMMERTRTRPLVQGRVTPAATLRFATLLGIAGFALLALFTNWVTVGLAAFGFAIYVGVYSLYMKRQSEYGTLVGSLSGAMPPVVGYCAVTGQFDGGALTLLVIFCLWQMPHSYAIAIFRLKDYQAARIPVLPVVRGIKTAKHYILGYILAFVFASLALSVAGYAGPGYFVVALVMGVYWLYLAMQGYRVHDEERWAKRVFAFSIITITALSLMMSVDASLPPATPLWTALN, encoded by the coding sequence ATGGATCATGTACAACCTGCATCAGAACATGATGATCGGTTGACTCCGGCGGCCAGGATGCGCAAGGACTACCTCACCATCACCAAGCCGGGTATCATCGGCGGTAATGTGATCGCGGTTCTGGGCGGCTTCTTCCTGGCCGCCCGGGGCGATGTCGATCCCTGGCTGCTGATCGCCACGGTGGTCGGTCTGGCGTTGGTGATCGCTTCCGGGTGTGCGTTCAATAACGTCATCGATCGCGATATCGATGCGATGATGGAGCGTACTCGAACACGTCCCCTGGTGCAGGGGCGTGTCACCCCTGCCGCGACCCTGCGCTTCGCGACCCTGCTCGGGATTGCAGGGTTCGCCCTGTTGGCGCTGTTCACCAATTGGGTGACGGTGGGACTCGCGGCCTTCGGCTTTGCCATCTATGTAGGTGTCTACAGCCTCTACATGAAGCGTCAGTCCGAGTACGGCACCCTGGTGGGCAGCCTGTCCGGCGCCATGCCGCCGGTAGTGGGCTATTGTGCCGTGACCGGCCAGTTCGATGGTGGTGCGCTGACACTGCTGGTGATCTTCTGCCTGTGGCAGATGCCGCATTCCTATGCCATCGCCATCTTTCGATTGAAGGATTATCAGGCGGCCCGGATTCCGGTATTGCCGGTGGTCAGGGGCATCAAGACCGCCAAGCATTATATCCTCGGCTACATCCTGGCCTTCGTCTTCGCCTCGCTGGCGTTGAGCGTGGCAGGGTACGCCGGCCCGGGATATTTCGTCGTCGCCCTGGTGATGGGCGTCTACTGGCTCTATCTCGCCATGCAGGGCTATCGCGTACATGACGAGGAGCGCTGGGCGAAACGTGTCTTTGCCTTTTCGATCATCACCATCACGGCGCTGAGCCTGATGATGTCGGTAGACGCCAGTCTGCCGCCGGCAACTCCCCTGTGGACTGCCCTTAACTGA
- the cyoD gene encoding cytochrome o ubiquinol oxidase subunit IV, whose translation MSGHASHEEHSHGSVKSYVVGLILSIVLTIIPFGVVMTGSFGTPATVLIIVATAVAQVLVQLILFMHMNTKADEGWNFMSFVFTVSILVLIIGGSVWIMYNLHQNMMIG comes from the coding sequence ATGAGCGGACATGCCTCTCACGAAGAGCACAGCCACGGTAGCGTCAAGTCCTATGTCGTAGGGCTGATCCTGTCCATCGTGCTGACCATCATTCCCTTCGGGGTGGTGATGACCGGTTCCTTCGGTACGCCCGCCACGGTACTTATCATCGTGGCCACGGCGGTGGCGCAGGTGCTGGTGCAGTTGATCCTGTTCATGCACATGAACACCAAGGCGGACGAAGGCTGGAACTTCATGTCGTTCGTCTTCACCGTGTCGATCCTGGTCCTGATCATCGGAGGTTCCGTATGGATCATGTACAACCTGCATCAGAACATGATGATCGGTTGA
- a CDS encoding aminotransferase class V-fold PLP-dependent enzyme — MAGLLPDVDPDGLLEYSVVYTDRALNHMSQNFQEVMHDLSAALKRVYRAHSTVIVPGSGTFGMEAVARQFATDRRCLVIRNGWFSYRWTQILDRGKIPSDLYVRKARRVDDDDPTSPFAPPDIDEVIEAIHDQQPDLVFAPHVETASGMILPDEYMRRIAEAIHEENGLFVLDCIASGTAWVDMLDIGVDVLISAPQKGWSASPCCGLVMLSRLAREIIDETTSSSFACDLRKWLSIMETYEAGGHAYHATLPTDGLRQLRDVIAETEAYGLDKVRDEQFELGRRVREMLAEHGFQSVAAPGYEAPGVVVSYTDDAEIAAKFAKAGVQVAAGVPLMCDEGEDFQSFRIGLFGLDKLHNIERSVEQLERALKEVEQQTGD, encoded by the coding sequence ATGGCCGGCTTGCTACCCGATGTCGACCCCGATGGACTGCTCGAATATTCGGTGGTCTACACCGATCGCGCCTTGAACCACATGTCGCAGAACTTCCAGGAGGTGATGCACGACCTTTCCGCCGCCCTGAAGCGAGTCTACCGTGCGCATTCGACGGTCATCGTCCCCGGCAGCGGCACCTTCGGCATGGAGGCGGTGGCCCGCCAGTTTGCCACCGACCGGCGTTGCCTGGTCATCCGTAACGGCTGGTTCAGCTACCGCTGGACCCAGATACTGGACCGCGGCAAGATCCCCTCGGACCTCTACGTCCGCAAGGCACGCCGTGTCGATGACGACGATCCCACCTCCCCTTTCGCGCCCCCCGATATCGACGAGGTGATCGAGGCGATCCATGATCAGCAACCCGATCTGGTCTTCGCGCCCCATGTCGAAACCGCATCGGGCATGATATTGCCCGACGAGTACATGCGGCGCATCGCCGAGGCGATTCATGAGGAAAACGGCCTGTTCGTGCTGGACTGCATCGCTTCCGGCACCGCCTGGGTCGACATGCTCGACATCGGCGTCGATGTGTTGATCAGCGCTCCGCAGAAAGGCTGGAGCGCCTCACCCTGCTGCGGCCTGGTCATGCTCTCCCGCCTGGCGCGCGAGATCATCGATGAAACGACCAGCTCAAGCTTTGCCTGCGACCTGCGCAAGTGGCTGTCGATCATGGAGACCTACGAGGCAGGCGGCCATGCCTATCACGCCACCCTGCCGACCGACGGGTTGCGCCAGTTGCGCGACGTCATCGCCGAGACCGAAGCCTATGGCCTCGACAAGGTCCGCGACGAGCAGTTCGAGCTGGGCCGTCGCGTACGCGAGATGCTCGCCGAGCATGGCTTCCAGAGCGTCGCTGCACCTGGCTACGAGGCGCCGGGCGTGGTGGTGAGCTACACCGACGACGCAGAGATCGCCGCCAAGTTCGCCAAGGCCGGCGTTCAGGTTGCTGCCGGAGTGCCCTTGATGTGCGACGAAGGCGAGGATTTCCAGAGCTTTCGCATCGGACTGTTCGGTCTCGACAAGCTGCACAATATCGAACGCAGCGTCGAGCAGCTGGAACGGGCCCTGAAGGAGGTCGAGCAACAGACGGGCGACTGA
- the tenA gene encoding thiaminase II → MGYRFSDLTDACQQDWRAYIEHDFVRSLGDGSLDPAAFRHYLQQDYLFLIHFSRAYALAAYKSHDLTELRHAFEGLKTILDVELGLHVGFCREWGISEDDLAKLPEARATLAYTRYVLDTGSRGDLLDLHVALSPCLVGYGEIANWLNARQETIRGDDNPFDAWIAMYESDDFQGAMHDEVAWLDARLAEVTPERFARLAGIFRDATRLEIDFWQMGLDRAD, encoded by the coding sequence ATGGGTTATCGTTTCAGCGACCTGACCGACGCCTGCCAGCAAGACTGGCGCGCCTATATCGAGCACGACTTCGTTCGCTCCCTCGGTGATGGCAGCCTCGACCCGGCGGCCTTTCGCCACTACCTGCAGCAGGACTACCTGTTCCTGATCCACTTCTCCCGGGCCTATGCTCTGGCGGCCTACAAGAGCCACGACCTGACCGAGTTGCGCCATGCCTTCGAGGGGCTCAAGACCATTCTCGACGTGGAGCTCGGCCTGCACGTGGGGTTCTGCCGCGAATGGGGCATTTCCGAGGATGACCTGGCCAAGCTGCCCGAAGCCCGCGCCACTCTCGCCTATACCCGTTACGTACTGGACACCGGCAGTCGCGGCGATCTGCTCGACCTTCACGTGGCGCTCTCCCCCTGCCTGGTGGGTTACGGCGAGATCGCCAACTGGCTGAACGCGCGCCAGGAAACCATACGGGGCGACGACAATCCTTTCGACGCCTGGATCGCCATGTACGAAAGCGACGATTTCCAGGGGGCCATGCACGACGAAGTTGCCTGGCTGGACGCTCGTTTGGCGGAGGTCACACCCGAGCGCTTCGCGCGGCTGGCGGGCATCTTCCGCGACGCCACCCGCCTGGAGATCGACTTCTGGCAGATGGGGCTGGACCGCGCGGACTAG